The following are from one region of the Coccinella septempunctata chromosome 7, icCocSept1.1, whole genome shotgun sequence genome:
- the LOC123317527 gene encoding uncharacterized protein LOC123317527: protein MNSATPSQDTQGTFVAELGPSTSSTHTSRYIPGGKIIDCCTLCDYGIITVTCGICFRETHKKCAEAFLRGTDKKIDVNLDCWRCPRCLTMVHLGDPSSCEEKKEKKNKRNSTNQKKRWCKC from the exons ATGAATTCAGCAACACCATC CCAAGACACACAAGGCACATTCGTGGCCGAGCTTGGACCCTCTACCTCGTCCACCCATACCAGCAGATACATACCTGGTGGAAAAATAATAGACTGTTGCACTCTATGCGACTACGGCATTATCACAGTAACTTGCGGCATATGCTTCAGGGAGACTCACAAAAAATGCGCGGAAGCTTTCCTTAGAGGGACCGATAagaaaattgacgtgaatttGGATTGTTGGAGATGTCCTAGATGTCTCACTATGGTCCATCTGGGAGATCCCAGTAGCTGCGAGGAGAAAAaggagaagaaaaataaaaggaACAGTACCAATCAGAAA aaacgttGGTGTAAGTGCTGA